The Triplophysa dalaica isolate WHDGS20190420 chromosome 20, ASM1584641v1, whole genome shotgun sequence genome segment tcaatcaaactgcagctgGGTTGGTTTGGTTAGGAGCgcagttatctgtttttgcaaatgaattcTTAATTCAAAACGTTCCTTTCGCCAGGATTTCACTCTCTTTATTggacaaaaataacataaaaatgacaatcctCTGCAAATCCATCAATGAAAAGAATTCTGTAAAGCCACTTTTACACAAAATAGAAGGATACAATGGCAGAGATAAGTCCAGTGAGCGTGCCCAAAGCAGCCGagccaaaaaacattttcaagaagTAGGCGAGAGCCTGCAAGAAGGTCTCCCAGCCTGTTGAGACGTCTGAGCCAGCAAACCCTTCCGCTGTACTGAAACACCAATGGCATCAAACATTAATGTTAAACCAAACAAGGACTTTGTTTTTGAAATTTCATTGTATTGCTCACAGTATCGCTAACAGCTGTAAATCAATGTGAAACCCTGTTTTTTTAAGTCATTAAAATAGATTGTTTCACACCTTAATGGAGCCTAAACAGCTTTAGTTACTTGGTTAACAATATTCGGTGTACTTTCGGTGTATTATTTGGTGTACTTTCGGTGTATTATTTGGTGAGGCATACTTTGTTAACACAATGGAGACGGCGTCATTTAAGATGCTCTCTCCAAACACCAGCATGTTCAGCACAGGGTCCACGTTCAGTGCGTTGAAGATTGCGATAGTGGCGACTGGATCCACAGCCGAGATCAGAGAACCAAATGCAAAACTAGAGAGGAAAAAACAAGACCTAAACATCAGTACAGTTGTATCTTATTAAggaatatgtacagtacatgtatttgatcattttagaatgaaactttcattttataacatctttatttaattacagGGTTCTAGCAAAAAGCAACAAACCCATTATTACTACACACTGAGATTATCCAATATTCTCAGTAAAGACTAAGACattattttcaacaaattttCTGCACTCCAAATTTCTTTGAACTTTCCATCTCCTTCAtagaaaaaatgaattcatgtcttattcttgttttttaaagcactttaaaaatggGTTCATGTTCACAATTTGTGTCATGTGTCACATTGTACGTTCTACTAAAATACATAGCCATTTTTGTTTATCCCTAAATGTAGTTTAACAGCCGtcctttcctcttttttttttacaatatttaaacctaaaaataaacactgtcatTGTAAACATCTcatcaacagaagaaaataacgtctgcaaacaaacaaagagtGTCTCTCACACtgcataaaacaatgaaaaatgtttttcttttcatctcaaaaaacacatttatcctGTACAGTTGAATTCAAAATTGAAACATTGGCATTGACTGCAATAATGCCATGTTACTGAAGATCTCCAACTTTTTTAGTCAAAGGTGGCTTGTAAAATTTAAGAATAAAAGTGCACAAATAAAAATCgtaaaatgtaacattctgAATGTACTTCACTGTGGTGAAACAAAGATTCACAAGGAAACACATTCTCACCTGTCCGTCATTGTCATCTTGTAAATGACATCAGCCTGTTTAACAGAAACATGAAATAAGAACTGTGGTGAAATCATCCTACAGGATCTATTAAGACCAGACAAACCACAACATAAGGTTCTCTTGAGTCTTTTAACAACAATTCAAACACAATTGAGCGATTGATTGCTAGTGCTTCTATGTCACTTACAGTAAACTTTATAGACAATTAACtttaaatcatacaaaaaaaGGTATGAAATAACTTAAAGCTGcctataataatatttatagtattgttttattatctttattacagtctaaaaacaaacagtgtACACCATATCCACCACATATCCCTGTGATTCATGGCCCTGCACTGTAGGTGAAGTAAACATACAAGTAGTCATGATTTCACTTCAATTCAAGGAAATATCTTCGAGCTTCTCTTGACATTACTGGCCGTGTcagtttctgtgtttatttgagtCTAGTGTTTCTGTGTTGAACTGCCCAACTGTTATACAAGTATTAAAGGACAGCAAACCAGAgtgttcttgttttatttaagccctcatttaaatatgtgcatGACTGAAATGCTTTGACAGACATGATAATACGTCTTTCGTATGTATTTGGTTCTTAGATACCTGTCCCAGAAAGTAGATTCCTCCACCCACTATAAAGGCAGAGATCGCCGTTCCAAAAACAGCAAATAATGCGATTGAGCCGATGTTTTGAAAGAAATTTCCCTGccgaataaaaagaaaagatgttTAAGTTGATGCAaaaacaatgtttgattttaaacagCCCGTGTTTGTCACTTTTTAAGGTAATTTAAATAGACTTGATTACTTTTTCAGCTTAAACATTTACCATCTGGCATTCTGCATTAATTTGAGCAGTTATTCGAGCTAAGGTTTAATATTGCTTACAAACTGTTGACTGAAAAAAACCAAAGATCAAAAATCTCCATTAGTTAAGaataaattgtgatttttcattttggtagaactattaaaatgaacaactaaacaattaaaaactGCCTTACAAAATATCACCcctatttttaaatgaatcccGTTTTCAATTGGTTGAGATTTAAAGCCAGTTTTACCTTATGTAATGAGTATCCCGATTCAAAAATGATTGGTGGTAATAGtagaagaaaaaacatatttgggCGAAACATCTCCTCTTCCtaaaagagaacaaaataaaaaggacATTAAAGATGATTAGTGATAAGAATTACAAACAACGTCtccacatttttaaacatatgcaTGACAGCTAAAACAATTCTACTGTAAAACTTGtgatgtttttatcaaaaaacaaacaaaaatatggaaCTGGTGGCAGACTGAGAGTTGTAGGAGTTAACGAATGCTAcgcccaagccatctaattTACATCACAGTAAAGTAACACATGGGGTGACGCAAGAAAAGATAAACCCTAAAACTACACCCAAATGTGTTTAGAGGAGCAATGTGGGATTTTTTAAGAGGAtcttttgacaaaaatgcaaaacaatatacaaaactatgtcttcagaggtgtataaagaccttacgtaatcGTTATCTTTgttttaccttagaatgagttatttatCTAGATACAGAGCGGGCCTTCATACACAGAATTTGTTATGTTACGCCGCCGTGTTTTGTTCAGTAGTCCTAAAAGGACAAACAGCTCTACAAAACGTGTTTCATATATATGTTGTAGCATGCAAGAAATCTTGATAAaatcaggaaataaaaaacggacacaattatataaatgtaacaataatTTTCGCAATAGAATTTTCTTTTGGTTGAGCGACAGTGAAACATAGCGAAGAACGATGACATCGCCCTGTCGCGTTATAAAGAGACTTTATACATCGCGGGCTGCGTGGACACGCGTCTCCTTTATACAATGTAGGGCTGGGCAATACATATCACAACTCACAATTATTATACATTCTGAaatcaattttgtgttttatgcacagctcttccgtgaTCAAACGGATttaaaatcactacgagattgagtTGGTTATAACCTGCATTTGAAAAAAGCAAAACGCTCATCAAACATCCTCATTAAAAATATACTGAACTATCATGAAAATagctgaaaaggtttgaagaagaGCGACAGAATATGACCACTGGCAATTCCTGGAACTGAGTGTAAATCATTCTTTAGTCCCATATTCAGATGATCTGTGCGAGAGCACCCTCTGGTTTCGGATGTTGCTgcatttaaccgtaattcaTTGAGGAAACTGAGCATAAGAATTGCATTAAATATCACCCAGAGACGCATTCTATTCATACAATGCAGACAAGCATTCTCTTTACAACACAGGCTGCGTGGACAcaagtcttctttatacaacgtgATGAATTAATGCAAtccttatttaaatgaatgaactgGGGtctaaacaacaacaatctgTCATGATTAGCCAAAagaaatgttaatgtatttaaaaccaGAATCACACCTTCCAGTTGGCTAACTGCTGAGACTCAATGATCTTGATAAACGCGCCCATCAGAAtacctgtaaaaaaacatttatgcagACATGCAGAAGTTTGGGATCAGCTCATTTTGATGTACAGAGCAGTGAAAATGTATTAGCCCCCATCCAGACATCTTCAGGTTTTGTGTCttaaaaaaggttttcaaaGACTTTATCAAAAAACTTTAAGTCAACCTGGGTtaacacattacatttttgaaGCAAATACATAATCTTCCAACTAAAAACTCTTCAATAACAATGTTTCGTAACATTagcaatttatatttattgaccGATTTATTATCTGATGATTTATCATGCTTCCCTGGTTGTAAAAACGTGAGAAGCAGCATTCAGGAGCTCTACAAAAAGCACATCATAGAAAAAGCGAGTGTCTCAAGACAGACTTCCGATAACATAAATGCCAACTTTCTTCTGTAACCAAAAGCTCCCGGCGTGCCTTCAGGGTCTTCTTGGACACACGTGAGAAATCTTAGCACAGTGATAGAATGGGAGGGGCGAGCCTACAAGTTTTAGCTTGTGTCCCCCCCAGAATCACCACTGCTCATGAACACGCATACTGCTGTTGCCAGAGCAGTGTTTTTTGATCATTGAATTTGATATATGAGCAATGTAGATGAATGTCACGCTTGTGATGActgcaaaaaagaaagaacagaGAGTAAAATATAGGCTAATTTAATTTCtgagtgaactgttcctcaCAGTTATTGTCAATACTGGTATACTGCGACACACGTCATACACACAAAACCAGAAGAAATCAGGATTGGGGCAAAAAAATTCACATCTCAGCACACAATTCTGTAATACTTACACATAATTTAAAGATAAATAGGCTTAATGAATAACATTTATGATATTAAATTTgcaaatgattaaatgaaagTGCATGTTAACCTTGTTTACACTTTGTCTTGGCTTAAAgccacaagaaaaaaaaatccttggCAAAGAATTGTATTTGTTTCAAATGAGCTAGTTTTAAATTTCAAACCGAAATTTCATGTCCAATTATTTACTAATGTGGGATGTTGCAGtgtaacaaacaaaataatttgtaagaTAAAAAGCAGATTGTGCAATAaacagaagacattttgtaaacatATGACTGTTGTTCATATTCATACTACTGGGTCATTCTGTGTCAAATCGACCACATTTTGACTTACGGGATATGtgggtaaaaatgacaaatttcaCCTTAAATTTGTAGCCGTATTAGAAGGGGTTAAATAACGAGAAATATGCCAGCATCACCTTCAGATGTTGGTCATGCTTctgtaaaagtatttaaaaacaaaaacattaagccCGAGTCCTCTGGTTAACACGGAATGACCCTGTTGCTTTCGTTATTAAGGCCTACCCATTTGCTCTGGCcagcaacaaataaaaaatgtttaaagaaagaAACTGTCGCTTACCCAGAGAGACCACAGCTACACTCTCAGGCAAAAAGTTCAGCTTGAATTTGATCAGCAGATGAaccaaaataatacatatacCTGAAAAAAAAGATACAGGAATGTTATATTAACGCTACATTtagagatggtttgaaactgatagatgttGTGGTCCCAGCaataaaagatgccggacatgaaccgcaatAGGTAAGtaaaactgagtcatatgtctgtgttttgttggcaatgggtgtaCAAGTGCTTTAGCTCCATTTAGTGCCCGTCCCCTGCTACTGCAATTACacagatttttatttcacacttaGAAATTAATTGCCATTGTTGATCTTTTGAGTCCTACAACACTCTTTAGACTGGGTACTTTTAAAGACATACTGTTGTTGCAATATTACCTGTAGTAGCGGAACAGGTTTGAATGTCAATGTTTTCCTGTAGCTGGTATGCCTTTGTGTCATCTTCACTTGTTTGTTCTTTCGGTTACTTTTTCTGGCTGAGccattttgtgttacttttgcACATGACTTTGTTTCTCAAAAATTGCAtactgcccctttaagagctccATTCCCCCTCAATAACTATTGTCTATCAGCCAGACCTACTTGAAGACCCTCCTTTGCATTCCCTTTTGTTATAAAACTTGAATCGTTAGGCTTAACAGTGGAAGAAATAATGTCCCACATAAAGCccaaatgttaaatatttgattCGCACCAATTACTAGCAGGCTGAAGAAGATGGTCATCCCACTGGACTGCTCCTCTTCCTGGGCTTTGACACCCGTCTGCACCGGCAGGATTGGCTCATCATTTTTAGGAGGTGCTGGGGTTGTGTGCTTAGGCGCGAGTGTTGTTGTTTGAACAGTTTCATTGCTGGAGATTTCTGTGTCATTCAACCTGCCAAAATAATATGAATGGTATAAGTTCACATACAttcaattaaagggatacttcacccaaaaatgaatattctgtcatcaagTACTCAAAATCgagttgaacacagagaaagatatttggaagaatgcttataacccaACAGATTTTGACTCCCATCCTAGGagaaattactttataatttttttgttctgttgaacacaaaagaagatattttgaagaatgttggacagcaaacagttctggggcacttttgactaccattgttttttcctactatgggagtcaatgggtgttgagatctggtTGGACaggagcatttttccaaatatctttctctgtgttcatcagaacaaagacatttagacacatttggaacaacttgaaggtgatgaaatgatgacagaagtcctatccaatgacatttttaaataatttaaatgatcatGAGTCGATACAGCGTTATATACTGACAGATGTGTTGATGATTGATAGGTGTTGCATGCTCTGTACTTCTGAATGATAACCATTGCCATTACTTTCAATTTACAATTTAATACGATTCGAATAAGTTACATTGTGCGTCATTGTATAatgtatctttatttgtgtCGTCCAATAGAAATGATATGTAATGAATACCTGATCGCCGGTTGTGTGTCTCCACCAGTGTTACTCTGGTCGTGTGCATCACTGTCAGCTCTATTACTGAAAGACTCTTCATTAGTTTGACTGTGTGTTAGATCATCTGCCACCGCAAACCGCCCGAAAACCGCCGCCAATACGAGCACCAATAACACACAGATGATAGCAGCGCGATTACTAACACTGTTCTGTACTGACACGATCACATTCATACTTATAAACAGGCAAGATTTAAAACCGAAAATGTACACTCATGTCGACACGAGTCATGTAGGACAAATCAACGTCATCATTGTGTTCCCGGAAACTGGGAAATGtcgttttcattgtttttcgATATTCGTTTGAGGcagaaaacaatgaaagaaatgcAGACatcatatacatttgtttaacatttatatcatcccttaaaatatttacacaattgTATTGTTACGCAAAGCGTTGTTTTAAATGGGGAAGCTCTGACGTCACATGCAGGTAGGACCGCTGGgagttgtattttatttgaaaaaaaagttgtatttcaTTGTGGAAGGCTAAAAGGGACAAAAGAGATGTGTCCCAATTCTAAGGCTGCAACCTTCTACGTTCGCGGACTTAAAAACGAGCACTTGGGCCGTTTATTTGTGTCCTTGCTAGATCGGACTTGACAAGTTCAGACTCGGGAGTTTGAACTTGTGCGGACAGGAGGGACGTATTAGAACTGCAGAGTGCTTGATGAGTCACTCAAACAAATACATGCAATCCTAGTTCATATCAGGGACGGTTGTAAGGTGAGTGGATATCCGGGGCTTAGCCCAAAGACCTCCACATATGTGTTCGAATACAGTGGCTTAGCAAGATCAGGTTCGGGCTCATATGCAAAAAATTGTAGGCAGCGgctattttaagtttaaatgtttACACTATGTGAAAGTAGCCCGCTTCTTAGCGatatgctatttacactaacCGAAATTAGCTTTGGAGTAAGTAGAAATAGTATTTAGATGCTATTGGTACTTTTAGATAACGTTGCGAATTAGACCTTagtattgttgtgcattaaatgcattaaacattgTGCAATAAAAGGCATTgttaatcattatatttatgaaaattattcaaatgatGGCAACTAATTGAGATTTTAAAGCTCTACACCTACTTCTGACCTttccctaaacctaaactttatgaataaaaaatgaatttcaagTCTTAAATTTCAAGTCTCTACCCCTCCTCCAGGTCAAAAAAATGGTTTACTTGtcgctatcactgctaatgcttctctGTCAAAGTAAATAACAAGCTACACaaggttacacaagcaacacgtcCGTGGACACTGACGACTAGTGCTCCTTGCCTGTCGATGCggacaaaaacacagaagtaTAAACTAAAAACCGATGCGTTCTGACGCATTAGAGGGGAAAATCGTACGTTTTGTCCCTTTTGGCTTTCCATACACGACACCATATCGCGTCATTCTTGATGACAAACTCGTGGCTCAACACAGGCGGACTCTTGTTTTCCTTTCGGAAACCATCGATCTTCTATCGAGTGTAATACAGGTACAGGCTACtggctgcacacacacacacactcccagcAAACGGGCTTCATTTAGCAGatcttgaaaatatatttattatggtattgtgttttctgaaggGACAAGagaaattacttttattatgacGTGTGTCGAAGATAATGTTACTTTGTTTCTTGTTTCACACCAGATTCACACAAGGCCTTTCTGATGATATTGTTAGTATTTGGCGGTAATACTCCTAAGTGAACGACCATTAAACAACAAGAAGACTGTTAAGTAgaagaataaaaacagaaggAGGGAAGTCCATCGGGAACAGAAATTGGGGGAACTTCTGGACAAGGTATAATCGAATTGAGGTGTAGATGCAAAACAAGTGTATTATGATTTTACTGTTACACACATTGCacgtgtgtttgtttctgaTACTTTTGAGACATGTATGTTACACTTTCTTTGAAATAAGCCCAGTCCTTTGACCATAACTGCATTTCATTGAAAATCACATTGGTCCATGAACTTGACTCCAAACGCTGTGAATATATTTCTGCATCTATAGTTTAAAAAGTGTCCCGCACAGTGAACCTTTGCCTTTGTGTAAGACTGTGTGTGAACTGTGAATGCGGTGCTGCCAACTTTTGACTTCAGCCTGGACTGAGATTTTTCGTGGAGAGGTTATGTTGTTGAGGAACTGCAGAGGgtttggatgtataaaaaccacaaaaacCTTGAATTAAAAGTATTGCGATCGTCACAACGTTTGATAATATAATTGCATTACTTTTCATTAAGGCCACGTTTACAcgatgaaaaacagaaaagttttcaagtacacatgacagcgttatcaaaacGGTTTGCATTTACACGGATCCACGATAACAGATCAAAACACTGTAGTTTCacgccaggccagtggatgacgatgttgttgtgtaaagaaacagaaTGTGCCAAATAAACATGCACATTCATacggcaaaagtgctttttaatactGTTGGTcgatgtttatgtgtgtttaaactCGTTTTACTGAGGAAACGTTCATAGATAGTCGAGCAGCGAGAGCTCACACTACGGGAAGCCGccatattgtttttaatatactcGCACGATAGAGCGCGCAATACGCATGCACGTGATGTCATCTGACAGTTGTGTCTTgcagtttacatggaaacgaAAAAGGCAGCGTTTTCAAAAAGTTACACTTTGAGACCCcccaaaacacatatttttaagGGTCTCGTGTAACAGCCCAAAagtttaggtgaactgtccgtTTCAATTTTGGGCAAAGACCCAAGGTCACATTTTTCTACTGCATAAGTTGTCtcatttcagataaaataaaatgtctctAAAGACGTAATCATTGtgcttcattttatttaaagatatattATAGGGGCTATTTTGAATGGACAGTGGAGAACAGACAGGAAAGCATTGGAAAGAGACCGTGGGAGTGGCAAATAGATGCTCTAGTCGGGATTCTAATTCAGGTCGGGTCCCAAATGCACTggcccagagccattgagagagagagttctgccaacggaagtccaaaacgctgcagcgtcacgtgattcatggagccttcagatagttccaggaagttatgttttctctttaaatgctttatttctttcatttttttattcattaaatggctttggTCCACTGCGGTCTGTTTAGttgcagctccatgcgttactagtaacttccgggaacgattgagagcctccatgaaccaccattactgtgaaaaaaatgttcCATAAGAGCAGGGGTGTaaaactcagttcctggagggccggagctctgcacagtttagctccaaccagcTCTAAACAACACATTagctgaatcaggtgtgtttgatcagggttggagctaaactgtgcagagctgcggccctccaggaactgagtttgacaaCTGTGCATTAGagtctctctcaatggctctgcacTGGCTCCATATGTCGGCACACTAACCACTGGGCTATGGAGAGGCTCAgggatgatgtatttttgtatgtaaaacCCGGAAGCGAGTTAGCAATTTAGGACTTCGCATATTAAGCTCACAAATCATGCAACATGGACACAAATCTCTTAAATCGTAGATGCGGATTCATTCCcagagtaattacttaccagggaacacattttttataaagtttgaagGAGTTTATTGTCAGACAAAATGGCGAATCGCAACAGGGGGCGCATAATATGGGTGTTTTGATTGGTCAGGTCGCCCGTCAATCATACTACTGAAGGGTCAATTGCGTGAGTATCACGGCAAATGCGTGAGAGTTGGCAGCCCTGCGTATCACCTATTAAGATAATTGATTATTTAGTTCCTGATGTCACATACattcaacaataaaatattaaacagatgACAATGATGTGAATGATGTGAATGTtatttacagaaggaatgtttgGAACAGACATGGACAACGACGTGGCTCTTGGATTGTTTGAAGAAGGAGCCACTCTTGTTCTACTTGGTGTTCCTGAAGGAATAGAGTTGGGACTCGATTACAAAACCTGGACGTTGGGTCCTCGGTTCCGTGGGGTGAAAATGATTCCTCCAGGACTTCACTTTCTCCATTACTGCTCCGCCAATACTGAAAGCGCCCGTGTAGAGATTGGCCCTAAAAGAGGCCTGTTCCTGTCCCTGAAACCTCGGGAGGTGATCATAGCACACTGGAACAAAAGTGATGATGATCTGGACTTCTCTCAAAATGCTGAGGAAGTTGAGCGTGTAAGGGACAATCTTAAAGAACTGGATAGGTATTTGGGGCCATACCCATATGACACACTTCGCAAATGGGTTTCCCTGACTGACAGACTTAGTCAGGAGTTAGCCAGCGCTTTGCAACCCCTTAGTGGTAGGGTGTCCTTCAGTGATATGGTCCCAGAACTGCAGCTGACCCATACTAAAGACAGGGAAGAGCACAATCTTCCCCGCAACGACCAGGAATGTCAGAGTATGAAGGAGGGATTGGACAGACTGCCACGAATGAAACAAAGAGAAGGCACAGAGTTACGCTTTTCACACATTCCCAGACAGGTCTACCCTCCTGGGGCCACACCGGCTCAGATCACTAAATACAGTATGGATCTGAGCTACACCCTCAACTGTGTCCTTGAAAGTCGTTACAGACACCAGCCACTCAATCTACTGGGTGAGTTTAAATTCACTTACAGTACAGTGACTGCAAAGCATCATGGGAGAAGTCAATTGAGTAAATTGAGAAATTGAGTGAATACAACTCGACTcttaactcaactttatttataaagcgctttttacaatttccattgttacaaacagctgtacatgagacatattgactataagcaaaacatttaaagttatatccttgtaaaaacaagaaaaaggtgaataCACAGAAgaccgacacacacacatacaaacgctccacacacacacaatatggacacgtactaacacacatagacacacagacacgcatgcACAtgcagtgaaagcacacatttaagataatgGAGAGAGAATTctgcaaaacaagcagaatacatatttcaacAGTATCTGAATATTTCGTTAGCTGTTACGTTAGCTGTTAGCGGTTCAGTGATAATTTCCAGATTCCGTGCCATTCCGTGTTGTACAGCAAATTTCATTTCGCATTGCGGAAATCATAGGGCTCTATGTCACTTGAGATATCGGTTATTGGTATCTGTGTGTCATCACGAGtacatgagcttggtatcggtgcatccctagccCTTATTCTTATGTTCATCAAAGTTTTGTGAAAATGAGCAAAAACGCTGGTGGGGATTGGGGAAGACTTAACCACAAAGTGttaatactttttctttctttgtttaggGGAGTTACAGTTTGCGTTTGTTTGCTTCCTCATTGGAAATGTATACGAGGCCTTTGAGCACTGGAAGACACTGCTGTCTCTGCTCTGTCGCTCTGAAGAGGCCATCAAAGAAAAGAAGGATTTGTATCTAGGTCTCATCTCTGTGCTCTACCACCAGCTGGGAGAAATCCCTCCAGACTTCTTTGTTGATATTGTGTCCCAGTGCAACTTTCTAACATCAACGCTTCAGGTAAGATTCACTCGGATTTCAAATTCTTTTTGTTTAAACTcattgaaaattgaaaaaacagGACTGACTGACAGATTATTTTCAAGTCAACATGAAAGTAATATCTTTagaatgtttttcatttatcatGTTATAAAGTCGAACAGAATGAAGTCGGGATACTTCTATATTTGAttctaaattttaaataaaggcTGAAGATTTAAGACTGGCCAAACATCTTGAGACTTTAGGACTCCAGACAAGTGTTCTTGAATGAGTCTGTTTTAAGAAGTCTTTATTGTCTTACATTATGAAAACTGAGATTGCACAGCGACATGACTTTTAGCTGGGATCATGTTCGTACAGTGTGACGGCTTGCAACCGTCTCAAAGGACTTTTTAAAACTGAATAATCCGCAGCCGGTTTAACTCTATAGTTTGATTGTCGGACAAAACGGTGAATAGTTAATGGGGGT includes the following:
- the slc9a8 gene encoding sodium/hydrogen exchanger 8 yields the protein MNVIVSVQNSVSNRAAIICVLLVLVLAAVFGRFAVADDLTHSQTNEESFSNRADSDAHDQSNTGGDTQPAIRLNDTEISSNETVQTTTLAPKHTTPAPPKNDEPILPVQTGVKAQEEEQSSGMTIFFSLLVIGICIILVHLLIKFKLNFLPESVAVVSLGILMGAFIKIIESQQLANWKEEEMFRPNMFFLLLLPPIIFESGYSLHKGNFFQNIGSIALFAVFGTAISAFIVGGGIYFLGQADVIYKMTMTDSFAFGSLISAVDPVATIAIFNALNVDPVLNMLVFGESILNDAVSIVLTNTAEGFAGSDVSTGWETFLQALAYFLKMFFGSAALGTLTGLISAIALKYFDLRKTPSLEFGLMIIFAYLPYGLAEGIKLSGIMAILFSGIVMSHYTHHNLSPVTQILMQQTLRTVAFMCETCVFAFLGLSIFSFPHKFELSFVIWCIVLILVGRAVNIFPLSFLLNFFRDHKITPKMMFIMWFSGLRGAIPYALSLHLGLEPVEKRQLIGTTTIVIVLFTILLLGGGTMPLIRIMDIEESQSRRKNKKDINLSKTEKMGNTIESEHLSEITEEEYEAQIFQRQDLKGFLWLDAKYLNPFFTRRLTQEDLLHGRIQMKTLTNKWYEEVRQGPSGSEDEEDEAELL
- the aar2 gene encoding protein AAR2 homolog, whose amino-acid sequence is MFGTDMDNDVALGLFEEGATLVLLGVPEGIELGLDYKTWTLGPRFRGVKMIPPGLHFLHYCSANTESARVEIGPKRGLFLSLKPREVIIAHWNKSDDDLDFSQNAEEVERVRDNLKELDRYLGPYPYDTLRKWVSLTDRLSQELASALQPLSGRVSFSDMVPELQLTHTKDREEHNLPRNDQECQSMKEGLDRLPRMKQREGTELRFSHIPRQVYPPGATPAQITKYSMDLSYTLNCVLESRYRHQPLNLLGELQFAFVCFLIGNVYEAFEHWKTLLSLLCRSEEAIKEKKDLYLGLISVLYHQLGEIPPDFFVDIVSQCNFLTSTLQDFFQFVRSPGVDSTLRKKAVKFQAHLTKKFRWDFDADLEDCAPVVVVLPDGVTVD